The Aspergillus luchuensis IFO 4308 DNA, chromosome 7, nearly complete sequence genome has a segment encoding these proteins:
- a CDS encoding type I iterative PKS (COG:I;~EggNog:ENOG410PJBH;~InterPro:IPR016036,IPR032088,IPR016035,IPR029063, IPR016039,IPR018201,IPR014030,IPR014031,IPR001227, IPR041068,IPR006162,IPR014043,IPR020841,IPR009081, IPR036736,IPR036291,IPR013217,IPR013120;~PFAM:PF07993,PF00550,PF16073,PF13489,PF13649, PF02801,PF00698,PF01370,PF00109,PF08242,PF08241,PF13847, PF18558;~SMCOG1093:Beta-ketoacyl synthase;~antiSMASH:Cluster_7.5;~go_function: GO:0004315 - 3-oxoacyl-[acyl-carrier-protein] synthase activity [Evidence IEA];~go_function: GO:0016740 - transferase activity [Evidence IEA];~go_function: GO:0016746 - transferase activity, transferring acyl groups [Evidence IEA];~go_process: GO:0006633 - fatty acid biosynthetic process [Evidence IEA]), which produces MVRNVFLFGPQALSLDGDDIKTLRDTLHSTPSNQWALDCLSELPDLWDVVAKNVSQLEGFEGKPLLKKFVDEFNAGRISSSTFPLPNIITTPLVVIMHLTQYSKALRDTWPRLKDDDPLPADFMQESVAAGLCTGMLGAMAASHSGTLESLATNSGKAVRQAMAIGAIVDAEMVADNSDGRAVSFSVSWGAGRTLDSVKKLIEPFPKTYISVIIDERRATITVSEKLADAFAQALKAAGIYVVRLELAGRFHWSGHAENAKQLAQLFASNERFYLSSPPHMMFHSDMGSLSRDSPVKATVVRSILLEQSDWFSSFSQLVELCISDASQGRIINIGPERCVPPTLASMLNSRVTRIGETSLAKPGIAEHNIQGDEQIAVVGMSCHVPGAEDLDEFWDILVSGQSQHREVPAERFPMDMNWRKLQGQGAGSRKWFGNFIDDYDKFDHKFFKKSPRESASMDPQQRLCLKLAYQAMEQAGYFTSSSSTEDKHIGCYIGVGNVDYFDNIACYPANAYTATGNLRSFVAGKVSHWFGWTGPSLTVDTACSSSSVAIHQACLAILHGECSSALAGGVNIFTSPNWFHNLAGASFLSPTGQCKPFDANADGYCRGEGGCAVYLKKLSSALADGDQIFGVIASTKVYQNQNCTAITVPNSPSLSELFSDVVKQARLEPHDVSVVEAHGTGTPVGDPAEYDAVRTVFGGHSRGNANLSLMSVKGLVGHAEFASGIISLVKILLMIHHRTIPPQPSFVTWSPGLKATSADKIEITTRAKPWDANFLAALINNYGASGSNASMIVTESATLRRNSCSVAGSASIEGQVYPFRLHAFDQKSLKAYIRKLKMLIESQAAAGTASKSVLSVSSLSYQLFRQSNPTLPWGAIFTASSLKDLCVKLSALENDSGSIVVKEYSPTTRPVVLCFGGQVSTFVGLDRAVFDSATILQVHLDKCDSACLSLGLGSIYRDIFLNTPIQDTCRLQLALFAMQYSCARSWIDCGVEVAAVVGHSFGEITALCIAGVYSLEDALKIVSRRARIIRDSWGPERGAMLAVEADPTTVEALIARAIEASDGESDVTIACYNGPKSFTLAGSARWVEHFQSLAAEATPPPKIKRLNVTNAFHSKLVEPLMKELQDVAADVELHTPTIRVERATRTSSSTEELKSDFVAQHLRHPVYFHDAVQRIYKDCADAVWLEAGSNSSIANMACRSLGSPASNHFQAINITSNNSLTFLVNNTIDLWKQGLNVTFWMHHASQARHYSPLILPPYQFEKATHWMELKDMPLSLPPAAAEHQSALQAEEPKTLTSFVAYEGDNKQNARFRVNVGTSHFQVPANATKIAQNVAAVPAMLHVEIALHAICSLNPELDSTDYQPLIRNTHLYNILCADIRGQLLVDVACSGMPDRSYTWRIGSVDNSGAPVTVYSTGIISFTSSTDPYVKENYDHFTRLSGRARCDRLLMGNDDNVDVLQGRSIYRSMQPLIEFKEAVGKVTKVSSNGSEAAGRVKAHQLGGHNGKSGYVNAIRTETFCQVASIFLNLMTEDDDSSSERDNKGTIFICQGFSQWLRGGSWWENSIDSTEWNVFVACHRTSESGYIADIFVFDGQDGNLVEIMLGVFYARQAMADIVSGQLVAEPSDAETRSSSLSDGPTPPDTPNDNFTKGISQNCSSSVSENSEPVTTSAPPANAAVDAEIYDKTVELVCNLSGLEPEDIKKDSDLAELGIDSLMAMEVVREVDAAFHVVLTNDALMELTDFKSLVACIRSALGMSNDTAPTAKPASASTSKGFPDRQVNSTSAMEPARIVTGDASSAVDGYDTIANGTPATLSASIILEVFNELAWETDNLLEEHNLAGYNKHITPRTSELCVAYILDAFDQLGCSIRSAKAGDQIPRVSHLAKHGKLMKLMYQLLEVDARLIDIQGPTITRTAVAPPLKTADALLAKLLEEEPTHMYDVKLAALVGTRFADLITGKEDGVQLIFGRQDSRDVASDFYAKSPFTGVWIHQLSLFMEKLISRIPKTGETINILEIGAGTGGTTSQLVPLLAKLGVPIRYTMSDISSSLVAAARRRFKKYPFVHFRVVDVESAPDAALVQSEHIILATNCIHATRNLSVSLSNIHRMLRADGFLMLLEMTHQIPWIDFVFGLLEGWWLFEDERDYVLASVSHWEKTLRSVGFGHVDWTRGDHPEADLQRLIIAFPSKNSYPQAPRPSGYRSRVFTPSLPTNNAERQRINDNYVEKYSKGFELPESIFSRSKTTPMASSRCVLVTGATGSLGSHIVAALAQRSDVKTVICINRLSNTEANVRQKSSFAMRGINLDPASMAKLEVIETDTSKTSIGLSADKYQSLLGRVTHIVHSAWPMSLTRPIRMYEIQMKIIRNLISLAADIAQEQPQLRVGFLFVSSIAVVGNYPLWKGTPLVPEQPTTVESVPLTGYAEAKLVCETVLSKTLRRYPDRFQAKAVRVAQISGSTTNGYWNNSEYMPFLIKTSQSLGLLPYLEGTLSWYPVDGVADTLGDLLLSETADDWIYHIDNPSRQSWQEMIASLASALGLGRESIIPFDQWIDRVRRLRGSTVDNPALQLIDFFENYFIPMSCGELILDTTKANQHSETLRNQGPITDEVIGKYIKALRTSGFLN; this is translated from the exons ATGGTCCGGAATGTATTCTTATTTGGGCCGCAAGCTTTGTCACTAGACGGCGATGATATCAAAACCCTGCGAGATACACTTCATTCAACGCCAAGCAATCAATGGGCACTTGACTGTCTATCTGAGCTGCCCGACTTGTGGGATGTTGTTGCCAAAAACGTCTCTCAACTTGAAGGCTTCGAGGGCAAGCcattgttgaagaagtttgTTGACGAATTCAATGCTGGAAGAATATCCTCGTCCACATTCCCGCTGCCAAACATAATAACCACCCCGCTCGTCGTTATAATGCATTTGACACAGTACTCAAAAGCCTTGCGAGATACTTGGCCGAGGCTGAAAGACGACGATCCGCTGCCAGCCGATTTCATGCAGGAATCAGTTGCAGCTGGTCTATGTACCGGTATGCTCGGGGCCATGGCTGCAAGCCATTCCGGCACGCTAGAGAGCTTGGCCACGAACAGTGGCAAAGCGGTGAGGCAAGCCATGGCTATTGGAGCAATTGTAGATGCAGAAATGGTAGCAGACAATTCAGATGGACGTGCAGTATCTTTCTCAGTATCATGGGGAGCCGGTCGTACTCTGGACAGCGTCAAAAAGTTGATCGAACCGTTTCCCAAA ACCTACATATCTGTCATAATCGACGAACGGAGAGCAACAATCACTGTTTCTGAGAAGTTGGCAGATGCCTTTGCTCAAGCGTTGAAGGCGGCTGGCATTTACGTCGTGCGACTCGAACTGGCAGGACGTTTCCATTGGTCGGGTCATGCGGAAAATGCAAAGCAACTGGCACAGCTATTTGCATCCAACGAAAGATTCTATCTGTCAAGTCCACCCCACATGATGTTCCATAGCGACATGGGCAGTTTGAGTCGAGACTCTCCTGTAAAAGCGACAGTTGTTAGGAGTATCCTCCTCGAACAGTCTGATTGGTTTTCGTCATTCAGTCAGCTCGTTGAACTATGCATTTCTGATGCGAGCCAGGGCAGGATCATCAATATAGGGCCCGAGCGCTGCGTGCCACCAACTCTTGCGAGCATGCTGAATTCCCGGGTAACCCGAATTGGCGAAACGAGTTTGGCAAAGCCAGGCATCGCAGAGCATAACATCCAGGGCGATGAGCAGATCGCAGTCGTTGGAATGTCCTGTCATGTCCCTGGAGCAGAAGATCTGGACGAGTTCTGGGATATACTGGTCAGTGGCCAATCCCAGCACAGGGAAGTTCCTGCAGAGAGATTCCCCATGGATATGAATTGGAGAAAGCTGCAAGGACAAGGAGCCGGTAGTCGCAAGTGGTTTGGCAACTTCATTGACGACTATGACAAGTTCGACCACAAATTTTTCAAGAAGAGCCCCCGTGAGTCGGCGTCCATGGACCCCCAGCAGCGCCTGTGTCTCAAGCTGGCATACCAGGCAATGGAGCAGGCTGGATATTTcacatcgtcctcatccacTGAAGATAAACACATTGGCTGCTACATTGGTGTGGGCAACGTCGACTACTTCGACAATATTGCCTGCTACCCTGCGAACGCTTATACAGCAACAGGTAACCTCCGCAGCTTCGTCGCAGGCAAGGTCAGCCATTGGTTTGGGTGGACCGGGCCCAGTTTGACAGTTGACACCGCCTGCTCATCGTCCAGCGTGGCCATCCATCAAGCGTGTCTGGCTATTCTACATGGAGAGTGTAGCAGCGCTCTCGCCGGTGGTGTTAATATATTCACCAGCCCGAACTGGTTCCACAACCTTGCCGGGGCATCATTTCTAAGTCCCACTGGGCAATGCAAGCCATTTGATGCCAATGCAGATGGTTATTGCAGAGGAGAAGGCGGTTGTGCAGTCTATCTCAAGAAGCTATCCTCGGCCCTCGCCGACGGCGACCAGATTTTTGGTGTCATTGCATCTACCAAGGTgtaccagaaccagaactgCACAGCCATTACAGTTCCCAACTCGCCATCACTGTCTGAGCTATTCTCTGATGTAGTAAAGCAGGCTAGGCTCGAACCACACGATGTGTCTGTAGTTGAGGCTCATGGGACAGGAACACCTGTCGGAGACCCTGCCGAGTACGACGCAGTCCGTACGGTTTTCGGAGGCCACAGCCGAGGCAACGCGAACTTGTCTCTGATGTCTGTCAAAGGTCTTGTCGGACATGCAGAATTTGCCTCTGGAATAATTTCCTTGGTCAAAATTCTACTCATGATTCACCACAGGACCATTCCTCCCCAGCCCAGTTTTGTAACCTGGAGCCCGGGATTGAAAGCGACATCTGCGGATAAAATTGAAATTACAACGCGAGCGAAGCCATGGGATGCGAACTTCCTTGCTGCCCTCATCAACAATTATGGGGCTTCTGGATCCAACGCATCCATGATTGTGACTGAATCGGCCACTCTGCGCCGCAATTCGTGTTCTGTCGCGGGATCCGCTTCGATCGAAGGCCAGGTCTATCCATTTCGCTTGCACGCTTTCGATCAGAAAAGCCTCAAAGCATATATACGCAAGCTTAAAATGCTCATAGAATCTCAGGCCGCAGCAGGTACAGCCAGCAAAAGCGTTTTATCAGTGTCCAGCCTCTCCTACCAATTGTTCCGTCAATCGAACCCGACATTGCCCTGGGGCGCCATATTCACTGCTTCCTCATTGAAAGACCTATGCGTAAAGCTGTCTGCTTTGGAGAATGATAGCGGTTCAATTGTAGTAAAGGAGTACTCTCCAACAACGCGACCAGTTGTTCTCTGCTTTGGTGGCCAGGTGTCCACCTTCGTTGGATTGGACAGGGCAGTCTTCGACAGCGCTACCATTCTGCAGGTGCATTTGGACAAGTGTGATTCGGCGTGTCTCTCGCTCGGGCTGGGCAGCATATACCGCgacatcttcctcaacaCACCTATTCAAGATACTTGCAGACTCCAACTGGCCTTGTTTGCGATGCAGTACTCTTGTGCAAGAAGCTGGATCGACTGTGGAGTGGAAGTCGCCGCTGTAGTGGGCCATAGCTTTGGAGAGATCACGGCCCTGTGTATTGCTGGAGTCTATTCGTTGGAGGATGCTCTCAAGATTGTGTCGCGTCGGGCTCGCATCATTCGTGACTCTTGGGGCCCAGAGAGAGGTGCCATGCTGGCGGTCGAGGCTGACCCTACCACGGTAGAGGCTCTCATCGCAAGAGCTATCGAAGCCTCAGATGGCGAGTCAGACGTTACGATTGCCTGCTACAATGGGCCAAAAAGCTTCACCCTGGCTGGTTCTGCCAGATGGGTTGAGCACTTCCAGAGTCTGGCCGCCGAAGCCACACCACCGCCCAAGATAAAGCGGCTGAACGTGACAAATGCTTTCCACTCGAAACTTGTGGAACCATTAATGAAGGAGCTACAAGATGTGGCTGCTGATGTTGAGTTACATACGCCTACTATAAGAGTGGAACGGGCAACAAGGACCTCGTCGTCAACCGAAGAACTGAAGTCGGATTTCGTCGCACAGCATCTACGCCATCCAGTTTACTTTCACGATGCCGTTCAGAGAATTTACAAGGACTGTGCAGACGCTGTATGGCTTGAGGCAGGATCAAATTCAAGCATTGCAAACATGGCCTGTCGCTCTCTTGGAAGCCCAGCATCGAATCATTTCCAGGCCATCAACATCACGAGCAATAACTCGTTAACGTTCCTTGTCAATAACACCATTGACCTTTGGAAGCAGGGTCTCAATGTGACTTTCTGGATGCATCACGCCAGTCAAGCACGACACTACTCCCCGCTTATTTTGCCCCCGTATCAATTCGAGAAAGCAACACACTGGATGGAGCTCAAAGACATGCCGCTCAGCTTGCCAcctgccgccgccgagcATCAGTCGGCGTTGCAGGCAGAAGAACCAAAAACCCTAACAAGTTTCGTTGCCTACGAAGGGGATAATAAGCAGAATGCTCGATTTCGCGTCAATGTCGGCACTTCCCATTTTCAAGTTCCTGCCAATGCAACCAAAATTGCTCAGAATGTGGCAGCAGTCCCAGCCATGCTTCATGTCGAAATTGCGTTGCATGCGATTTGCAGTCTAAATCCTGAGCTTGACAGTACCGACTACCAGCCGCTTATTCGAAATACCCATCTTTATAATATCCTATGCGCCGATATCAGGGGCCAGCTCCTTGTTGACGTTGCGTGTTCTGGAATGCCAGACCGCAGCTATACGTGGAGAATCGGCTCAGTGGACAACAGTGGAGCACCAGTTACAGTCTATAGCACCGGTATCATATCGTTTACCTCGTCGACAGATCCCTATGTCAAAGAGAACTATGATCACTTTACTCGCCTGAGCGGCAGGGCTAGGTGCGACAGGCTCCTGATGGGGAACGATGATAACGTCGATGTTCTTCAAGGCCGAAGCATATACAGATCAATGCAACCGCTGATTGAATTCAAAGAAGCAGTTGGTAAAGTCACCAAGGTATCCAGCAATGGAAGCGAAGCAGCTGGTCGTGTCAAAGCACATCAGCTCGGTGGACACAACGGCAAGAGTGGCTACGTCAACGCGATACGCACCGAAACCTTTTGCCAGGTGGCAAGTATCTTCCTCAACCTAATGACTGAGGATGACGATTCTTCCTCGGAGAGAGACAATAAGGGCACTATCTTCATTTGCCAGGGCTTTTCTCAGTGGCTACGCGGTGGCAGCTGGTGGGAAAATAGCATTGACTCGACAGAGTGGAATGTCTTTGTTGCCTGTCACCGTACGTCCGAGTCAGGATACATTGCCGACATCTTTGTTTTTGATGGTCAGGATGGGAACTTGGTGGAGATCATGTTGGGTGTTTTCTATGCGCGACAAGCGATGGCTGACATCGTTAGTGGACAATTGGTTGCTGAACCCTCAGACGCAGAGACGAGGAGCTCCTCATTATCAGACGGACCAACGCCGCCGGACACACCCAACGATAATTTCACCAAAGGCATTTCACAGAACTGTTCATCATCTGTTTCGGAGAACTCTGAGCCAGTAACCACGTCAGCACCTCCAGCAAATGCTGCAGTTGACGCGGAGATCTATGACAAAACCGTCGAGCTGGTGTGCAATCTGTCGGGATTGGAGCCAGAAGACATCAAGAAAGACTCTGACTTGGCAGAGCTTGGTATCGATTCGCTCATGGCTATGGAAGTAGTTCGCGAAGTCGACGCGGCATTCCATGTAGTCTTGACTAATGATGCGTTGATGGAGCTGACAGACTTCAAGAGTCTGGTGGCTTGTATCAGATCCGCACTGGGTATGAGCAATGACACTGCGCCTACAGCCAAACCTGCCTCAGCCTCGACTTCCAAGGGCTTTCCCGACCGGCAAGTCAATAGCACTTCAGCTATGGAACCCGCCAGAATTGTGACTGGTGATGCTAGCAGTGCCGTGGATGGCTATGATACCATAGCGAATGGCACTCCTGCGACGCTATCGGCATCAATCATCTTGGAGGTCTTCAACGAGCTGGCATGGGAGACCGATAATCTTCTAGAAGAGCACAATCTGGCTGGATACAATAAACACATCACCCCACGAACAAGCGAGCTGTGTGTTGCCTACATTCTCGATGCGTTTGACCAGCTCGGCTGTTCCATCCGCTCTGCGAAAGCAGGTGATCAAATACCGCGTGTCTCTCATCTTGCTAAGCACGGGAAACTCATGAAGCTCATGTATCAGCTACTGGAGGTCGACGCCCGTCTCATTGACATCCAAGGCCCAACCATCACACGCACAGCAGTCGCTCCGCCACTCAAGACGGCGGATGCTCTACTTGCCAAATTGCTAGAGGAAGAACCGACGCATATGTACGATGTTAAACTTGCAGCACTTGTCGGTACCAGATTCGCCGACTTGATAACTGGAAAGGAAGACGGTGTCCAACTCATATTCGGACGACAAGACTCGCGCGACGTCGCCTCTGACTTTTACGCCAAGTCTCCATTTACAGGTGTATGGATTCACCAACTTTCACTGTTCATGGAGAAACTTATCTCCAGGATACCCAAGACTGGCGAGACGATCAACATCCTCGAGATTGGCGCTGGTACCGGTGGAACTACTTCACAGCTCGTGCCTTTGCTGGCAAAGCTCGGCGTGCCAATCCGATACACCATGTCCGATATATCAAGCTCCTTGGTCGCCGCCGCCCGCAGGCGGTTTAAGAAGTACCCATTTGTTCATTTCAGAGTGGTTGATGTTGAGTCTGCGCCAGATGCCGCCCTTGTGCAAAGTGAACACATCATCCTGGCCACAAACTGCATACATGCTACACGCAACCTGTCTGTGTCACTGAGTAACATCCATCGCATGTTGCGAGCCGATGGCTTTTTGATGCTTCTAGAGATGACACATCAGATTCCCTGGATCGACTTTGTCTTTGGCCTGCTTGAAGGCTGGTGGCTGTTTGAGGACGAGCGTGATTATGTGCTCGCCTCGGTGAGCCATTGGGAGAAGACGTTGAGATCCGTCGGATTTGGTCACGTCGATTGGACTAGGGGAGACCATCCCGAAGCTGATCTGCAGCGGCTTATTATCGCATTTCCCTCCAAGAACAGCTATCCACAGGCGCCGCGGCCGTCCGGCTATCGTTCGCGCGTTTTCACGCCGTCTCTGCCCACCAACAATGCCGAGAGGCAAAGGATCAATGACAACTACGTCGAGAAATACTCCAAAGGTTTCGAGCTGCCAGAATCAATCTTTTCGAGATCGAAGACCACGCCGATGGCTTCCTCGCGCTGTGTTCTCGTTACTGGCGCAACAGGCAGTCTTGGCTCTCACATTGTGGCCGCTCTTGCCCAGCGTAGCGATGTGAAAACAGTCATCTGTATCAACAGGCTGAGCAACACTGAGGCCAACGTCCGCCAGAAATCTTCATTTGCCATGCGTGGAATTAACCTCGACCCTGCGTCCATGGCAAAGTTAGAGGTGATTGAAACAGACACAAGCAAGACTTCCATAGGATTGTCTGCCGACAAGTACCAGTCCTTACTCGGCAGAGTCACCCATATTGTCCACAGTGCGTGGCCCATGAGTTTGACACGCCCTATTCGCATGTATGAGATCCAAATGAAAATCATACGGAATCTCATATCACTCGCCGCGGACATTGCTCAGGAGCAGCCCCAGCTCCGCGTCGGGTTCCTATTTGTGTCATCCATTGCCGTGGTTGGCAACTACCCATTGTGGAAAGGAACTCCCTTGGTGCCTGAGCAGCCTACGACTGTTGAGTCGGTCCCTCTCACTGGCTATGCAGAGGCGAAGCTAGTCTGCGAGACCGTCCTGTCCAAGACACTACGCCGCTATCCTGATCGCTTTCAGGCCAAGGCGGTGCGAGTTGCGCAAATTTCCGGATCCACCACCAATGGCTACTGGAATAACTCTGAATACATGCCTTTCCTGATCAAAACATCCCAGTCTCTTGGTCTACTCCCATACCTTGAGGGCACCCTCTCGTGGTACCCTGTCGATGGCGTCGCAGATACCCTGGGCGACTTGCTCTTGTCTGAGACAGCCGACGACTGGATCTACCACATTGACAATCCATCGCGTCAAAGCTGGCAGGAAATGATTGCCTCGCTCGCCAGCGCACTCGGCCTTGGGAGGGAAAGCATCATCCCATTCGACCAGTGGATCGATCGCGTCAGACGACTCCGTGGGTCCACAGTTGATAACCCGGCGCTGCAGCTGATTGATTTTTTCGAGAACTACTTCATTCCAATGTCGTGCGGAGAGCTCATCTTGGATACTACCAAGGCAAACCAGCACTCTGAGACGCTTCGTAACCAAGGGCCTATCACCGACGAGGTCATTGGCAAATACATCAAGGCATTGCGAACATCGGGCTTCTTGAATTGA